TCGTTGGTCAGGCGACGCTGGTGCTTAGCACAGGTGCCTGTGATGCGGCGGGCAATGATCTTGCCGCGCTCGGTCACGAAATCACGAAGGATATCGGGGCGCTTGTAATCCAGGGGCAGTTCCTTGTCCGCACAGAAGCGGCAGAACTTCTTCCTCGGGGTGAATTTTTTGCGAAATGCCATAGTGAAACCTCCTAGGCAGCCAGTTTGACGGTCATGAACTTGAAGATACCGTCGGTGATGCGGATGTTGCGTTCCAATTCGGCAACCAGTGCGCCGGGAGCGTCGTACACAAGGCGTACGTAGTATCCACGGGTCTGCTTTTCGACAGGGTAGGCCAGTTGGCGCATGCCCCAATCATCGGTTTCAACCATTTTGCCGCCTTCACGATCCACGATGCTGGTGAGGCCTTCCAGGATTTCTTTCCTGTTTTCCTCAGCCAACTCCGGGGAGAGAAGCACGAGCGTCTCGTAGTTGTTAGCCATTAGTATTACTCCTTTTGGTCATTGGCCCTGCTCCACAAATTGGAGGAGGGCAAGGCAAGAGAGGATTAGTAGTTGTATTTGCCGCACCTGTCAAGCCAATGCGACATCCCCTCCGGGAATCTACTTATCTTGATCATCTTTTTCTGGCGGCGTCCAGCCGCATTTATCATTCGATGGACCTCAGCCTCCACCGCCGAACTTGCCGCGAACCATCCGCCCGATAACCAGGCCAAGGACGACAAGACCGATGAGCTGTAACCATTCAGGCATGGGAGCCTCCTATACTTGGAGATCTTCACCCGTCAGCAGTTTATATGCTTTCAGGTAATTGGCACGAGTCTGAGCCGCTATATCCGCAGGAATTCTCGGAGCCGGGGGCTGCTTGTTGAAGCCGATTTCTTCAAGCCAATCACGGAAATACTGTTTGTCGAAACTCGGTTGGGACTTGCCTGGTTCGTAGCCTTCTTCAGGCCAGAAGCGCGAAGAGTCCGGAGTCAGGGCTTCGTCAATGAATATCAATTCCCCGTCAATGGTACCAAATTCAAATTTGGTATCGGCAATGAGAATGCCGCGTTCCTTGGCATAGTCGCGAGCGCGTGTGTAGATGTCCAGCGTCAGCTTTTCCACCTTGCGCATCATCTCTTCGCCGAGCAGATCGGCAGCCTGCTCAAGTGTGATGTTTTCATCATGGTCACCGAGATCGGCCTTGGTGGACGGAGTGAACAGTGCTTTTTCAAGCATTTCGGATTCTTTCAGGTTCGCTGGCAGTTTGTGACCGCACACTTCGCCGGTTTTCTGATAGTCCTTCCAGCCGGAGCCAGTAATGAAACCACGTACGATGCACTCAATGGGCAGGGGCTTGGCTTTCTTAGCCAGTACACTGCGATCCTGAAGTTCCGCTTTATATTTGTGCAGCGGCTCCGGGTAATCATCCACGTTGGTGGCAATGATGTGGTTTGGCACCAGGTCTTCCATCATTTTCATCCAGAACAGGGTGATCTGGTTGAGCACCTTGCCCTTGTCTTCAATGGGGTCGGGCATGACCACATCGAACGCGGAGAGACGGTCGGTGGTTACGAGGAGCAGGGTGTTTTCATCTATTTCGTAGATGTCGCGCACCTTGCCCTTGGAAATGAGCGGATATTCGGTGATGTTGGTTTCCAGAACGCCAGCCATGAGTCTTCCCTCTTTATTAATGTAATATTACTTGATTCGTTCTTCCACGCTGCGAGCGTGGGCTTCCAGTCCTTCCAGTCGTGCCAGTCGTGCTATTTTGCTGCCATGTTGGGCAACAAAACTTGGACTGGTGGCAATAACGCTGGATTTCTTGCAAAAATTCTGTACGGACAAGGCCGACGAAAAGCGCACTGTGCGCAGGGTCGGTAGTACGTGATTAGGGCCTGCAAAATAGTCCCCCACAGGTTCAGGGGAGTTGTGTCCCATGAAGATGGCCCCGGCGTGACGGATGGAGCCAAGCATAGTCCAAGGATCGGCAATAGCCAGTTCCAGATGTTCGGCGGCAAGCAGGTTGATGAGTTCAGCTCCGACTTCAAGATCGGGCACGGTGATGATGGCACCCCAGCTTTCCAGCGACTTGGTTGCGATTTCACCACGGGGCAGGGCTGCACACTGGGAGATCAGTTCCTCCCTGACTCTGGAGGCCAGTTTTATATCAGGGGTGACGAGTATGGATGCGGCCAATGGATCATGTTCGGCCTGGGAGAGCATGTCTGCTGCAAGCCATGCCGGTGTGGCTGATTCGTCCGCAAGGATGGCGATCTCACTGGGGCCGGCAACCATGTCGATGCCGACCTGCCCGATGAGCTGCGCTTTGGCTGTGGCAACAAAGATGTTGCCGGGACCGGCCAGCATATCGCAAGGCGCAATTGTCTTTGTGCCGTATACCAGAGCGCCGATAGCCCATGCAGAGCCGGCAAGATAGACTTCGTCCAGACCAAGCAGAGCCGCAGTCGCCAGAATATGCGGGTTCAGTGTGCCGTCTTTGCGCGGCGGGGAAGTGACGGCGATGGAATTGACGCCTGCCACCTGAGCCGGGATAGCGTTCATGATGAGGCTGGAAATAAGCGGCGTCTCGCCCCCCTGGCCTCCGGGAACATACAGGCCAACGCGGTCAATGGGGCGAACCATTTGGCCCAGAACTGTGCCGTCTTCGTCTGTGGTCCACCAGGATTTTTCTTTCTGGTTGGTGTGAAATGTCCGTACGCGCTGGATGGCTTCTTCAAGGATGGCTACATCCGTGTCGGGGATGTTCGAAAGGGCTGCTTTGATCGCCTCAACCGGAACGCGGAGTTGTGAAATTTCAAGGGTTTCGCAGTCGAACTTGCGGGTATATTCCACAAGTGCTTCGTCGCCGCGATCCTTGACGTTGTTCAGGATGTCCCGCACCAGGGCATCTACCTTGGTGTCAGGGTCTTTACGCTGGTCGAGCCATTCCCGGATAGCGGCCCAATCATCGCTGGTCGAATATTCTAATGCTCTGCAAGGCATGCTGACCTCTGTTCAATATGATGTGTTGTTGTCCAAGGGAGAATTTTATAGCCGAGGGAAAACCAAAAGTCGAGCGCGGCTGTCGATAATAACCCGGTGAGTGCCGGTGCAGTGATACGTTTTGAAGGGGCTTTGTGACAGGAAACAATAAAAGAGGGCCAGGGTTTGCACTCCCCGGCCCTCTGGCGTTACTTGGCATTTAAGCTTTTCAGCTTAAGTTCTAAGTGAAATTAGAACTGGTAGACCATACCGAGCTGGAACTTCCAAGCGTCGCCGCCATCAGAGTTGGCGCCCCAGACGTCCTTGTCGTAGTCCAGGTTGACGTAGCCAATACCGTTGTACAGGGTCAGTTCGTCGTAGATCTTGTACATGGTGTTGAAGTCAAGTTCCCACATGGCGTCTTTTTCGGTCAGGTCAGTACCGTAGATCATGCCGCCAGCGCGCTCGTCGTTGGTACCCTTAGCGTACACGATGTGAGCATCGTGGGTCAGGCCTTCAGCAAAGGACTGGATACCGGTAGCGGACAGAGCAACAGCGTGGAAGCCGAGGCCGTCTTCGTCTTCGTCCAGATCGTCACCGGTGATCAAGCCACCGCCGAACCAGAAGGAGCCGATTGCCCAGTCTTCAATGATGATGGGCATACGTTCGGAACCATTCTCATCGTTATCGTCTTCACCAGTGGTGTAGGCGTAGGTCAGGGACAGGTTCATGAAATCAAAGCCAGTGTAATCCAAAGCGGCGTCGAACATCCAACCGGAACGTTCGTAGTTCTCACGCTTGCCATCAACCTTACCATAGTTCAGGTCAGCTTTGATGACGAAGGGGTCGAACATGGACAGAGTGAAGTCTGTGCCGAGCCAGTAAGCGTTGTCAAGTGCGTCGGAGTTAGCACCGGTGTAAGTCAGGGCAGTGGAGGTCTGCAGGCCAGCGAGACCGGCAGCGCTAGCTGTGTTAGCAGCGTTCTGTCCCAAGGGAGCATACATGAAGAAAGGAGCCATGGAGATGCCTTCGAAGTTCAAGGGCAGAGCCAAGATCCAAGCGTCAATTGCGGAGTTGTTGGTGGTGCTGACGTTAGCGTTAGCGTTAATGTCACCAGCGCGGACCCAGCCACCGAGGACGGATACGTTGTCAGTGATGGGGCTGCTGACCATAACACCAGTGGTACGGGCGTTGTGGATCATGCTGGCGCCACCGATTGCTGCGGGCAAACCGACGGGCATGAGACCGGCTTTCACGTTAACGGAAGTGCCGGGCCAGTTGAAGTCCAGGTATGCATCACGCAGGTCGATTGTGTTCAGAGCGCCACCACCGGAGTTGTCGGTGATCATGCCAGCCTGACCCCATTCGCCGCGAACGGAACGGAAGCCGAGAACACCTTTCAGGTTCTCATTGGCGGTAACAGTGAAGTACAGGTCTGCACGTTCACGGATGTTCATTGCGCGTTCGGTTTTCAGGACGCCAGAGTTTCCATCAGAGAAATCCCAGTTGGAACGCCAAACAGCGTTGACCAAAACGTTACCGGAAATGGTAACTTCAGGAGCTGCGAAAGAGGTAGCAGCCATGCCCAGGACCATGGTCAGGGCGACTGCAAGCAGAGTCAAACGTTTCATAATAAATCTTCCTTTTTTTGCAATTCAAACCAAGTAAACGCCTAAACTGCCTTTGATTTACAGTATGCCGTCAGCTTTGGCAAGGGGTTTTGGTAATTAAAAAGCAAAAAGTATAAATTTTTTTACCGTATAAAAAATTGAACTCGTAAAAATCTCTATTGTAGCAAATATACCTTTATTACAGATATTTATGTATAAAACTTCGAGAGGTGATTTGTTGGTTGAAATGCAGTATGCTGCCCGTGAGGAGAAAATGTGTCCAATAAAAGCAACAGTGGTATGACGAACAAGTTCAAATTTTTTGCCGCCGATTTTCCGAATAGCCCCGGTGTTTATCTGATGAAGAATGATCGTGGCCGCATCCTCTATGTCGGCAAGGCTAAGAGCTTGCGCAAGCGCCTGTCGTCCTATTTCCGGGCAAGTGCGAACCATACACCGAAGACTATTGCCCTTGTCAGCCATATTCGGAAGGTGGATGTTCTGCTGACCAGTACCGAAAAAGAAGCTTTGCTTCTTGAATCCGGACTGATCAAAAAGCATCGGCCTCGTTATAATATTGTACTCAAGGATGACAAGCAGTACGCCTTGTTCAAATTGGACAAGCATTCGGAGTTTCCTCGTCTGTCCATTACTCGCAAAGTGACTCGTGACGGTTCGGTCTATTTTGGACCGTTTACCTCATCCACCGCGGCCCGAACCGTGTGGAAACTGCTCGGCAAGGTGTTTCCACTTCGGAAGTGTACTGATGCGGCTATGAGGAATCGTATTCGCCCGTGTTTGTATCATGACATCCAGCAATGCTGGGCGCCGTGCGTCAAGGAAGTGGATCGTTTATTATATAATGATATGGTTCAGCGGGTGGAGATGCTGCTTTCCGGGCGGAGTATGGAATTAGTGGACTCTTTGACTCGCAAGATGAAAGCGGCATCAAAGGAAATGGAGTTTGAAAAAGCCGCAGTATTCCGTGATCAAATCCGTGCTGTGAAAAAAACCGTGGAAGGGCAGGTGGCGGTTATTCATGACAACCGGGATAGGGACGTTATCGGTTTGGCGCAGACCGAGCAGGGACTCGGGCTTGGTCTGTTGTTTGTGCGTCAGGGACGATTGCTGGATGAAAAACAGTTTTTCTGGCCGGGCCTGACTCTGGATGAAGGGCCGGAAGTGGTCGAGAGTTTTATTTCCCAGTTCTACGGGCCCGGACGATTTATCCCTTCATTGATTATTTCTCCGTACGAATTTGATGACTCGCCTCTTTCCGAGGTTTTAGCTGAACGCGGGGCCGGTGCAGTTCGTATTACACTACCGCAGGCCATGAAGGAAAAACAGTTGGTTGGTTTGGCCCGGAGTGTTGCAGCACAGGCCCGAGAACGAAAAGATACTATTTCTGCTCGTCTGCAAAAGGTCTTGCGACTGCCTGATGAACCCGTGCGGATAGAGTGTATTGACGCGTCACATCTGTCAGGGACCAATATGCGGGTGGGGCAGGTTGTCTTTGAGGAAGGGCGGCGTAATCCGGAAGCGTCACGACTGTATGCATTCCCTGAATTGGACGGGACAGGAGATGATTATGCAGCATTGTCGGCATGGGCCAGGCGAAGGGTTGAATCCGGGCCGCCATGGCCGGATTTGGTGCTCCTTGACGGTGGTCGAGGTCAACTGTCGGCGGTGGAAGCGGCCTTGGCTGAATGTGTGGATGACGGCTGTTGGGAGCTCGCGGCCATTGCCAAGGGCGAATCTCGACGGGCAGGCGAATTGGGGGATTTTATTTTTCGCCCCGGGCGCAAGAACCCCATGCCGCTCAAGCCTGGCAGTGCCGAGTTGCTGTTCTTGCAGAAAATGCGGGACGCCGCCCATCGATTTGTCATAGGTCGACAGCGAAGTTCACGGAAAAAGGCTGTTTTGAGTAGTGAACTGACAGCGCTTCCCGGAATTGGTTCCAAGATTGCCAGGGTTTTGTGGGACAGGTTCGAATCACTGGATGACATGATCAATGCCGATAGCTCGGAGATTACCACTCTGCCCGGCATAGGCCGGAAAAGAGCGGAGAAAATTCACGCGGCCTTGCAGTCCCTCAAGATCTCAAGGAAAGCCTAAATCTCAAACGGCTTGTCGATCTCCAGTGTCAGGAGTTCCGTGTCGGGCGCGGTCAGGGCGAGTTGTTCCACCAAACTTTGGGTATTCTGGTCCAGAATTGGCCATGTGCCCCAATGCTGTGGGATGATTTTCTTGCATTTAAGAAGTTTGCACGCGTAAGCGGCCTGTTTGGCATCCATGGTGAATCGCCCTCCGATGGGCAGCATGGCTATGTCGATATCATGGAATTTCCCGAAAAGTTCCATGTCACCGAAGAGGCCTGTGTCGCCGGAATTGTAGACACACAATCCCTTGGGGTCGGATATGATGAATCCGGCAGGCGCGCCGGTTACCGAAGAATGCATGGCCTGAACCATCTTGATATCCAGCCCCTGTCTTGTGACAGTACCGCCGATGTTCATGCCAACGCCCAGATGCTCGGGCAGGCCGAGTTTGATGAGTTCCTGGATGATGTCAAATATGGCAATGACCTCGGCATCATGCTTGATGGCAAGTTCCAGGGTCTGCCCTATATGGTCGTTATGGTCGTGGGTGACAAGGATGAGTGAACATTCGTCCACATCCTTATACGAAGTGGTTGCACTGGGATTGCCCACAAAAAAAGGGTCGATGAACAGGGTTGCATCAGCGGCCTTGATTCTGAAATTTGCGTGGCCGAACCATGTGATCTCCATTGCGCGCCTCCTATTCCCCCCACCGTGTAAACAGGTCGTGAGGGATGTCCAATTGATCGAGGATTCTCCCGGCCAGTTGGTTAGCCAGGTCCTCGATGGTTGCCGGACGATGATAAAAGCCCGGGCTTGCCGGTACTATGACAGCTCCGGCTTTAGCGGCCGTAAGCATGTTCTCTAGATGAATAATGGAGTAGGGAGTCTCTCTCGGGACGAGTATGAGTCTGCCGCGTTCCTTGAGGGTTACGTCTGCGGCTCTGTGGATGAGTGAGTGTCCAAATCCTGTGGCGACAGCAGACATGGTTGCCATGGAGCAGGGGCAGATAATCATACCTTGATGACGCCATGAGCCGCTGGCAGGCGGTGCAGTGATATCATCATGAGCGTGGATCGCTGCTGCACCTCTCGTCAGGACATCTATTGGAAAATCCGTCTCAAGGGCCAGAACTTTTTTGGCGGCGTCAGAAATGATGACGTGTAGTTCCACGTCATCTCGACCGCCAAGGGCCTTGACTAAAGAAGCAGCATAAACGGTGCCGCTTGCCCCGCTGACTGCGAGGATGATGCGTTTTGTATCCATTATCTCCCTGCCGAATTGTCTTTTTTCCATATAGACTTTTTTTAGACTTTTTTGCAAGAAAAAAGACCAGAGCAGAATTATCGGTATATTCATGTTCTTTTTTGGCTGTATTTAATGTATCCTTGACAAAGAAGTAGGCGAAGTA
The genomic region above belongs to uncultured Pseudodesulfovibrio sp. and contains:
- a CDS encoding metal-dependent hydrolase — encoded protein: MEITWFGHANFRIKAADATLFIDPFFVGNPSATTSYKDVDECSLILVTHDHNDHIGQTLELAIKHDAEVIAIFDIIQELIKLGLPEHLGVGMNIGGTVTRQGLDIKMVQAMHSSVTGAPAGFIISDPKGLCVYNSGDTGLFGDMELFGKFHDIDIAMLPIGGRFTMDAKQAAYACKLLKCKKIIPQHWGTWPILDQNTQSLVEQLALTAPDTELLTLEIDKPFEI
- the hisD gene encoding histidinol dehydrogenase — encoded protein: MPCRALEYSTSDDWAAIREWLDQRKDPDTKVDALVRDILNNVKDRGDEALVEYTRKFDCETLEISQLRVPVEAIKAALSNIPDTDVAILEEAIQRVRTFHTNQKEKSWWTTDEDGTVLGQMVRPIDRVGLYVPGGQGGETPLISSLIMNAIPAQVAGVNSIAVTSPPRKDGTLNPHILATAALLGLDEVYLAGSAWAIGALVYGTKTIAPCDMLAGPGNIFVATAKAQLIGQVGIDMVAGPSEIAILADESATPAWLAADMLSQAEHDPLAASILVTPDIKLASRVREELISQCAALPRGEIATKSLESWGAIITVPDLEVGAELINLLAAEHLELAIADPWTMLGSIRHAGAIFMGHNSPEPVGDYFAGPNHVLPTLRTVRFSSALSVQNFCKKSSVIATSPSFVAQHGSKIARLARLEGLEAHARSVEERIK
- a CDS encoding phosphoribosylaminoimidazolesuccinocarboxamide synthase encodes the protein MAGVLETNITEYPLISKGKVRDIYEIDENTLLLVTTDRLSAFDVVMPDPIEDKGKVLNQITLFWMKMMEDLVPNHIIATNVDDYPEPLHKYKAELQDRSVLAKKAKPLPIECIVRGFITGSGWKDYQKTGEVCGHKLPANLKESEMLEKALFTPSTKADLGDHDENITLEQAADLLGEEMMRKVEKLTLDIYTRARDYAKERGILIADTKFEFGTIDGELIFIDEALTPDSSRFWPEEGYEPGKSQPSFDKQYFRDWLEEIGFNKQPPAPRIPADIAAQTRANYLKAYKLLTGEDLQV
- the rpsR gene encoding 30S ribosomal protein S18, which gives rise to MAFRKKFTPRKKFCRFCADKELPLDYKRPDILRDFVTERGKIIARRITGTCAKHQRRLTNEIKRARQMALLFYTTVHSTDVKKRSSM
- the uvrC gene encoding excinuclease ABC subunit UvrC translates to MTNKFKFFAADFPNSPGVYLMKNDRGRILYVGKAKSLRKRLSSYFRASANHTPKTIALVSHIRKVDVLLTSTEKEALLLESGLIKKHRPRYNIVLKDDKQYALFKLDKHSEFPRLSITRKVTRDGSVYFGPFTSSTAARTVWKLLGKVFPLRKCTDAAMRNRIRPCLYHDIQQCWAPCVKEVDRLLYNDMVQRVEMLLSGRSMELVDSLTRKMKAASKEMEFEKAAVFRDQIRAVKKTVEGQVAVIHDNRDRDVIGLAQTEQGLGLGLLFVRQGRLLDEKQFFWPGLTLDEGPEVVESFISQFYGPGRFIPSLIISPYEFDDSPLSEVLAERGAGAVRITLPQAMKEKQLVGLARSVAAQARERKDTISARLQKVLRLPDEPVRIECIDASHLSGTNMRVGQVVFEEGRRNPEASRLYAFPELDGTGDDYAALSAWARRRVESGPPWPDLVLLDGGRGQLSAVEAALAECVDDGCWELAAIAKGESRRAGELGDFIFRPGRKNPMPLKPGSAELLFLQKMRDAAHRFVIGRQRSSRKKAVLSSELTALPGIGSKIARVLWDRFESLDDMINADSSEITTLPGIGRKRAEKIHAALQSLKISRKA
- the rpsF gene encoding 30S ribosomal protein S6; this encodes MANNYETLVLLSPELAEENRKEILEGLTSIVDREGGKMVETDDWGMRQLAYPVEKQTRGYYVRLVYDAPGALVAELERNIRITDGIFKFMTVKLAA
- a CDS encoding UbiX family flavin prenyltransferase, whose amino-acid sequence is MDTKRIILAVSGASGTVYAASLVKALGGRDDVELHVIISDAAKKVLALETDFPIDVLTRGAAAIHAHDDITAPPASGSWRHQGMIICPCSMATMSAVATGFGHSLIHRAADVTLKERGRLILVPRETPYSIIHLENMLTAAKAGAVIVPASPGFYHRPATIEDLANQLAGRILDQLDIPHDLFTRWGE
- a CDS encoding outer membrane homotrimeric porin; the protein is MKRLTLLAVALTMVLGMAATSFAAPEVTISGNVLVNAVWRSNWDFSDGNSGVLKTERAMNIRERADLYFTVTANENLKGVLGFRSVRGEWGQAGMITDNSGGGALNTIDLRDAYLDFNWPGTSVNVKAGLMPVGLPAAIGGASMIHNARTTGVMVSSPITDNVSVLGGWVRAGDINANANVSTTNNSAIDAWILALPLNFEGISMAPFFMYAPLGQNAANTASAAGLAGLQTSTALTYTGANSDALDNAYWLGTDFTLSMFDPFVIKADLNYGKVDGKRENYERSGWMFDAALDYTGFDFMNLSLTYAYTTGEDDNDENGSERMPIIIEDWAIGSFWFGGGLITGDDLDEDEDGLGFHAVALSATGIQSFAEGLTHDAHIVYAKGTNDERAGGMIYGTDLTEKDAMWELDFNTMYKIYDELTLYNGIGYVNLDYDKDVWGANSDGGDAWKFQLGMVYQF